The DNA region GAAGCGGCCTCATAAAGATCGCCTGGAATGGACTGCAGCGCACCGATGAAGATCACCATGTTCAGCCCCATGTATTTCCACATGGAGATGAATGCCAGCGCGAAATTCACGATCCGCTTGTCGCCGAGCCAGCTCTGCTGCCAAGAATCCAGCCCGAGCGCGCCAAGGAGCGTGTTCAGCGAGCCGTATTCCATGTGGTACACGTTCTTGAACATGATTACCGTCGCGACGCTGTGCAGCACATACGGCAGAAACAGAGCCACGCGAAAGCCGTTTCTCCCCTTCAGCTTCCCGGTCAGAATGACCGCGAAATACAGGGCAAAGACGACCTGCACCAGGCCGCCGCCCAAATAGTACAGATTGTTCTTCAACGTACTGAACACTTCAGGCTTCGTAAATATTTCCACATAATTATCCAGTCCGATGAAATTCATATCCCAGCCGAGGCCGGTCCAATCCGTCAAGCTGTAATACAGCAGGGAAATCGCCGGATAATACGAGAAGGTCAGAGACAGGATAACGGGAATGATGAGGAACCCGAACAGAATAAGATAGCGCTGTGTTTTATAACTGAAATTGAACAAGCTCCCTTCCTCGCTTTCTGCTTGAAATG from Paenibacillus ihbetae includes:
- a CDS encoding carbohydrate ABC transporter permease, producing MFNFSYKTQRYLILFGFLIIPVILSLTFSYYPAISLLYYSLTDWTGLGWDMNFIGLDNYVEIFTKPEVFSTLKNNLYYLGGGLVQVVFALYFAVILTGKLKGRNGFRVALFLPYVLHSVATVIMFKNVYHMEYGSLNTLLGALGLDSWQQSWLGDKRIVNFALAFISMWKYMGLNMVIFIGALQSIPGDLYEAASIDGASGWQKFRYITLPSIRGVLELMLILTLTGALEAFDIPFVMMLGANDTSTFVIHTVNTAFKYQNFGLASAMAVVLLIMVLLFIVIQRKLLFREGRSE